Below is a window of Candidatus Obscuribacter sp. DNA.
GTTTTCGATCATGTCTTTAGGGACACTGTCTTTGTCGAGGTAAGTAGGCTTGGCTGAGACTACGTGCATGGCGATTTCGCGAGCGAGGTTAGCCATATCAGCGCAGCCTTTGACGCATTTGTCAGCAGCTAGTTCTACGATAGCGCCCATTTTGCCACCCAGTGAGTGGATGTACATGCCAGTTACGCCATTGCCTTCTTTTACTTCCAAAACAGAGAGGCGCTTGATAACGATGTTTTCGCCAGTTTTAGCGATTGCTTCGGTAACCAGGTCTTTGACAGTACCTTTGCTCGATGACTTGGTCATAAAGTCTTCGACTGATTCTGGTTTTTGGTTGAGAGCGATGGTGGCGAGTTCTTTGCCGAGAGCTTGGAACTCATCGTTTCTAGCAACGAAGTCTGTTTCGCAGTTGACTTCAACGAGGGCGGCTACTTTGCCACATTCGGATACTTGACCAACGACGAGACCTTCAGATGTAGTGCGGCTAGCCTTTTTACCGGCAGCAGCAGCACCCTTCTGTCTCAGGATTTCAAAAGCTTTTTCAAAGTCGCCTGTAGCTTCTACAAGCGCTCTTTTGCAGTCCATCATGGCTGCGCCAGATTTTTCTCTGAGATCTTTCACCATGGCGGCGGATATTTCGACCACTGTAGTCATCTCCTTGCTTAACCTCGCAATTATTGATTTGTGGAAATTTTGTTTTAGGTTTTGATTTTGATTGTTTGATTCAACTAGAAATCAATTGCTTGAAAAAACTGGGGCTACACACAAAATGTATAGCCCTCAGTCTTTAAGAGCATTTTGATTTAGGCTTCGCTGTCGCCACTGGCGTCAGGAGCATCGGCGATTTCAGCTGGAGATACTGCGGCTGGGGCAGCAGCGCCAACTGAAGCCATCTGAGGCTCTGGCTCTTTCCATTCGGCTTTGCTCTCTGGTTGAGCATGTACCTGGCCTTGTTTGCCTTCCAAGATGGAATCAGCAATCTTGCCGGTAATCAGCTTGATTGAACGGATTGAGTCGTCGTTGCCGGGGATGACATAGTCGATGCCATCGGGATCGCAGTTGGTATCGATGATACCGACTGTGGAGATGCCGATTTTTTTGGCTTCGGATACGGCGATAAGTTCACGCTTTTGATCGATGATGAAGAGCATGTCTGGTTTGCCGCGCATCATTTTGATGCCGCCCAGGGTCTTTTCGAGCTTGTCCATTTCACGGTTGATCATGGACTGTTCTTTTTTACCGCGACGATAAAGATCGCCACTGTCTCTCATCTCTTCGAGTTCTTTGAGGCGGTTGATACGCAAGCGGATGGTCTCAAAGTTTGTGAGCATGCCACCCAGCCAACGGCGGTTGACATAAAAAGCGCCACAGCGCTTCGCTTCTTCTTCGACGATTTCGCTAGCTTGCTTCTTTGTGCCTACGAAAATAATGTTTTTCTTTTCGGAAGCGGCTTTGCGGACGTATTCACAGGCTTTATCGAGAGCGCGAGTGGTTTGCTCGAGGTCGATAATGTAAATGCCGTTTCTTTCACCATAGATGTAAGGTCTCATCTTGGGATTCCAGCGACGTGTCTGGTGTCCGAAGTGGACGCCTGCTTCCAAAAGCTGTCTCATTGTTGCTACTGGCAAGGCTTAGTACTCCTTTGAATTGTATGTGAGCCGGTAGGTATGTCGGAAAGTGCAAAAAACGCAACAGTAGTTAACTGCTCGAGCCTTCCGTGGGCTCAAGAGTGCGCTTAAGTAGTCCAAAGTATCACTATTTGGTATGCAAGAGCAATTTAAGAGGCTCCCCGCCATCACGACTCTTAATAAAGAGCCAGGGCTGGAGATTGGCTGCCCCTTTACTACTTAATTTAGAAAACAGGCGCTAGTTGAGGGTTTTGCCCTCTTTTTTGAGCTTACTGAAGGCTTCAAATCGCCTATTTGTGGACACTTTGGCGTAAAGTCGTTATAATATTACAACGTAAACTTTTGCTAATGGATGCTAACGGTTTATCTAAGAGGCTCAGATGTCTAAAGTATTGGTACTCAACGCTTCATACGAGCCTCTCAATATTTGCACCTGGCGTCGCGCTGTTGTCCTTCTGATGAAGGGCAAAGCTGAGCAAATAGAGCACAACGGTAAGTTTATCTACACAGATACGCCGCTACCTACGGTCATCCGTTTGCGCTCTTATGTCAAGATTCCATACAAAGAGATTAGTCTCTCACGGCGCAATATCCTGCACCGTGACAATTACATCTGCCAGTATTGCGGCGATAAGAGACATGATTTGACTATCGATCACATTATTCCGCGTTCGCGCGGAGGGCTCGATGCCTGGGATAATGTGGCAGCAGCTTGCCTCAAATGTAATGTCAAAAAAGGCGACAGGACACCCAAAGAGGCTGGTATGCCGCTTCATACAACTCCTCGCAGGCCCATGTCCCATGTTGTATTTGAGATTTCCAAGCATAGTGTTTCCGGCAATTACAACTGGAAAAAATATGTCATTGGTGCCTGAGCACCGCTTTTAAAGACATGACTAGGCTTTATGGGCAGGTAATCCTGGATATACAGGTGCAGGGTCTAAAAGACCGTCTCTTTACCTATGCCATACCAGAACATTGTGCAGATCTAGCTTTTGTCGGCGCTCAGGTGCTTGTGCCTTTTGGTCCGCGCCAGCTTGTTAGCGGCTATTTAGTCTCCTTAAGTGAGGCCAGCCCTCAGGATTTTGCTTTTACTATCCGCGAAATCCAGGAAGTAGTCGACCCGGTACCACTCTTTGACGAGCAGTACATCGAGTTTTTGGGTTATGTCGCTAAACGTTATTGTGCCTCGCTACAAGATGTAATTGCTGCTGCCATACCGTCATGTTTGGTTGGCAAAGTTAAACGC
It encodes the following:
- the rpsB gene encoding 30S ribosomal protein S2, with amino-acid sequence MPVATMRQLLEAGVHFGHQTRRWNPKMRPYIYGERNGIYIIDLEQTTRALDKACEYVRKAASEKKNIIFVGTKKQASEIVEEEAKRCGAFYVNRRWLGGMLTNFETIRLRINRLKELEEMRDSGDLYRRGKKEQSMINREMDKLEKTLGGIKMMRGKPDMLFIIDQKRELIAVSEAKKIGISTVGIIDTNCDPDGIDYVIPGNDDSIRSIKLITGKIADSILEGKQGQVHAQPESKAEWKEPEPQMASVGAAAPAAVSPAEIADAPDASGDSEA
- a CDS encoding elongation factor Ts codes for the protein MVEISAAMVKDLREKSGAAMMDCKRALVEATGDFEKAFEILRQKGAAAAGKKASRTTSEGLVVGQVSECGKVAALVEVNCETDFVARNDEFQALGKELATIALNQKPESVEDFMTKSSSKGTVKDLVTEAIAKTGENIVIKRLSVLEVKEGNGVTGMYIHSLGGKMGAIVELAADKCVKGCADMANLAREIAMHVVSAKPTYLDKDSVPKDMIENERRIEMGKADLAEKKPEMREKIVAGRVDKIIAERCLTEQPFVKEQTSSVGKYLAAKGKELGVTTSPVRFSLFILGEGDAPEAESNN
- a CDS encoding HNH endonuclease, with the protein product MSKVLVLNASYEPLNICTWRRAVVLLMKGKAEQIEHNGKFIYTDTPLPTVIRLRSYVKIPYKEISLSRRNILHRDNYICQYCGDKRHDLTIDHIIPRSRGGLDAWDNVAAACLKCNVKKGDRTPKEAGMPLHTTPRRPMSHVVFEISKHSVSGNYNWKKYVIGA